A part of Entelurus aequoreus isolate RoL-2023_Sb linkage group LG10, RoL_Eaeq_v1.1, whole genome shotgun sequence genomic DNA contains:
- the LOC133658142 gene encoding G-protein coupled receptor 4-like isoform X1, translating to MNATSQPPDILKAAGSANATMASNRTACVKITDSTVSDLLMTTYIVAFILGLTFNVLTVSPIWQQVRKENVLGIFLLSLSLSDMLFVFTLPLWINYYHQDHHWKLGVTSCSVVGFFYYSNMYISILLLCCISVDRCLVVTYPLRSKTHRTSSCAWAQCAAVFVAVMALHVFVLVNDNLADAHDDAYNNDRCYETYPMQERIALFNLVRVGAGFLIPLLVLAVSYWRVLATVAQSPGLNAQVKRKVRLLCFGVIGIFSLCFAPYHVLLLVRSLVFYTHDHASYCQFEQKMHFAFSCTLALSSLNCVMDPVLYMLASNGVQEKVKMCCNRHKRTEAEECALADHRRGKTNNNLI from the coding sequence GCTCGGCGAACGCCACGATGGCGTCCAACAGGACGGCGTGCGTTAAGATAACCGACAGCACCGTCAGCGACCTCCTGATGACCACATACATCGTGGCCTTCATCTTGGGCTTGACCTTCAACGTCCTCACCGTGAGTCCCATCTGGCAACAGGTGCGCAAGGAAAACGTGCTGGGCATCTTCCTGCTGAGCCTGTCGCTGTCGGACATGTTGTTCGTCTTCACCTTGCCGCTGTGGATCAACTACTACCACCAGGACCACCACTGGAAGCTGGGCGTCACGTCCTGCAGCGTCGTGGGCTTCTTCTACTACTCCAACATGTACATCAGCATCCTCCTGCTCTGCTGCATCTCCGTGGACCGCTGCCTGGTGGTCACCTACCCGCTGCGCTCCAAGACCCACCGGACGTCAAGCTGCGCCTGGGCCCAGTGCGCCGCCGTCTTCGTGGCGGTGATGGCGCTGCACGTGTTCGTGCTGGTCAACGACAACCTCGCCGACGCCCACGACGACGCGTACAACAACGACAGGTGTTACGAGACCTACCCCATGCAGGAACGTATCGCCTTATTCAACCTGGTGCGCGTGGGCGCGGGCTTCTTGATCCCCCTGCTGGTGTTGGCCGTCAGTTACTGGAGGGTGCTCGCCACCGTGGCGCAGAGTCCCGGCTTGAACGCGCAGGTCAAGAGAAAAGTCCGCCTTCTCTGTTTCGGCGTGATCGGCATCTTCTCCTTGTGCTTCGCGCCGTACCACGTTCTCCTCCTGGTGCGCTCGCTCGTCTTCTACACCCACGACCACGCCAGTTACTGCCAGTTCGAGCAGAAGATGCACTTTGCTTTCTCCTGCACGCTGGCCTTGTCGAGCCTGAACTGCGTGATGGACCCCGTGCTCTACATGCTGGCCAGCAACGGCGTGCAGGAGAAGGTGAAAATGTGCTGCAACCGGCATAAAAGGACAGAAGCGGAAGAGTGCGCTCTGGCCGACCACCGCCGAGGAAAGACCAACAACAATTTAATCTGA
- the LOC133658142 gene encoding G-protein coupled receptor 4-like isoform X2, producing the protein MASNRTACVKITDSTVSDLLMTTYIVAFILGLTFNVLTVSPIWQQVRKENVLGIFLLSLSLSDMLFVFTLPLWINYYHQDHHWKLGVTSCSVVGFFYYSNMYISILLLCCISVDRCLVVTYPLRSKTHRTSSCAWAQCAAVFVAVMALHVFVLVNDNLADAHDDAYNNDRCYETYPMQERIALFNLVRVGAGFLIPLLVLAVSYWRVLATVAQSPGLNAQVKRKVRLLCFGVIGIFSLCFAPYHVLLLVRSLVFYTHDHASYCQFEQKMHFAFSCTLALSSLNCVMDPVLYMLASNGVQEKVKMCCNRHKRTEAEECALADHRRGKTNNNLI; encoded by the coding sequence ATGGCGTCCAACAGGACGGCGTGCGTTAAGATAACCGACAGCACCGTCAGCGACCTCCTGATGACCACATACATCGTGGCCTTCATCTTGGGCTTGACCTTCAACGTCCTCACCGTGAGTCCCATCTGGCAACAGGTGCGCAAGGAAAACGTGCTGGGCATCTTCCTGCTGAGCCTGTCGCTGTCGGACATGTTGTTCGTCTTCACCTTGCCGCTGTGGATCAACTACTACCACCAGGACCACCACTGGAAGCTGGGCGTCACGTCCTGCAGCGTCGTGGGCTTCTTCTACTACTCCAACATGTACATCAGCATCCTCCTGCTCTGCTGCATCTCCGTGGACCGCTGCCTGGTGGTCACCTACCCGCTGCGCTCCAAGACCCACCGGACGTCAAGCTGCGCCTGGGCCCAGTGCGCCGCCGTCTTCGTGGCGGTGATGGCGCTGCACGTGTTCGTGCTGGTCAACGACAACCTCGCCGACGCCCACGACGACGCGTACAACAACGACAGGTGTTACGAGACCTACCCCATGCAGGAACGTATCGCCTTATTCAACCTGGTGCGCGTGGGCGCGGGCTTCTTGATCCCCCTGCTGGTGTTGGCCGTCAGTTACTGGAGGGTGCTCGCCACCGTGGCGCAGAGTCCCGGCTTGAACGCGCAGGTCAAGAGAAAAGTCCGCCTTCTCTGTTTCGGCGTGATCGGCATCTTCTCCTTGTGCTTCGCGCCGTACCACGTTCTCCTCCTGGTGCGCTCGCTCGTCTTCTACACCCACGACCACGCCAGTTACTGCCAGTTCGAGCAGAAGATGCACTTTGCTTTCTCCTGCACGCTGGCCTTGTCGAGCCTGAACTGCGTGATGGACCCCGTGCTCTACATGCTGGCCAGCAACGGCGTGCAGGAGAAGGTGAAAATGTGCTGCAACCGGCATAAAAGGACAGAAGCGGAAGAGTGCGCTCTGGCCGACCACCGCCGAGGAAAGACCAACAACAATTTAATCTGA